In a single window of the Nodularia spumigena CCY9414 genome:
- a CDS encoding diflavin flavoprotein, whose product MVALTERTEKRLTIETVKIAQETIAIRSLDWDRDRFDIEFGLQNGTTYNSFLIRGEKTALVDTSHEKFRQLYFDTLTGLINPTEIDYLIISHTEPDHSGLVKDLLQMAPDITVVASKVAIQFLENLVHQPFKRQIVKNGDRLDLGNGHEFEFVIAPNLHWPDTIFSFDHKTKILYTCDAFGLHYCSDSTFDEDLAAIEADFKYYYECLMGPNARSVLSALKRMGELKTIEMIATGHGPLLSHNVEELTGRYRTWSQSQSKPETAIGIFYVSEYGYSDRLAQAIAKGINKTDVAVEIVDLGSGVDLQELRELVSRCTGIVVGTPPAVSNANIQTALSTIIGSAKEKQAIGIFETGGGDDEPIDTLLNKFRNLGLTTVFPAIRIKQTPTENTYQLCEEAGTDLGQWVTRDRSIKAMKSLGADLDKALGRISGGLYIITAKKGDVSSAMLASWVSQASFKPMGLSIAVAKDRAIESLMQVGDRFVLNVLEEGNYQTLMRHFLKRFAPGADRFEGVRTQPAQNGAPILADALAYMECEVVSRMDCGDHWAVYSNVYEGRVSKPEALTAVHHRKVGNHY is encoded by the coding sequence ATGGTAGCACTCACCGAAAGAACTGAAAAACGGCTCACCATAGAGACTGTGAAGATTGCTCAAGAAACTATCGCAATTCGGTCTTTAGACTGGGATCGCGATCGCTTTGATATTGAGTTTGGTTTACAAAACGGTACAACCTATAACTCGTTTCTGATTCGCGGTGAAAAAACTGCCTTAGTTGACACTTCTCACGAAAAGTTTCGCCAGTTATATTTTGATACTCTCACAGGATTAATCAATCCTACAGAAATTGATTATTTAATTATCAGCCACACAGAGCCAGATCATAGCGGCTTAGTCAAAGATTTGCTGCAAATGGCTCCAGATATCACCGTTGTGGCTTCTAAGGTAGCAATTCAGTTTCTGGAAAATCTCGTCCATCAGCCCTTTAAACGCCAAATTGTCAAAAATGGCGATCGCTTAGATTTAGGCAATGGTCACGAATTTGAATTTGTGATTGCTCCTAATTTACACTGGCCAGATACTATATTCAGCTTCGACCATAAAACCAAAATTCTCTACACCTGTGATGCTTTTGGGCTGCATTACTGCTCAGATAGCACCTTTGATGAAGATTTAGCAGCGATTGAAGCAGATTTTAAATATTACTACGAGTGCTTAATGGGACCAAATGCCAGATCGGTTTTATCTGCTCTGAAGCGGATGGGTGAACTGAAAACCATTGAGATGATTGCCACTGGTCACGGTCCCTTATTATCTCACAACGTCGAAGAACTAACTGGACGTTACCGCACTTGGAGCCAAAGCCAAAGCAAACCTGAAACCGCTATTGGGATATTTTACGTTTCAGAATACGGATATAGCGATCGCCTGGCACAAGCCATAGCCAAAGGTATCAATAAAACTGATGTCGCTGTGGAAATTGTGGACTTGGGTTCAGGGGTAGATTTACAAGAACTGCGGGAATTAGTCAGCCGTTGTACAGGAATTGTCGTGGGTACACCGCCGGCGGTCAGTAATGCTAATATCCAAACAGCACTCAGTACAATTATTGGATCTGCCAAAGAAAAACAAGCCATTGGCATATTTGAAACAGGCGGAGGAGATGACGAACCTATAGATACTCTGCTGAATAAATTTCGCAACTTGGGTTTAACCACAGTTTTTCCAGCGATTCGGATTAAACAAACCCCCACAGAAAATACTTACCAACTTTGTGAAGAAGCGGGTACAGACTTGGGACAATGGGTAACACGCGATCGCAGCATCAAAGCGATGAAATCTCTAGGTGCAGACCTAGACAAAGCACTAGGTAGAATCAGTGGGGGATTATATATTATTACCGCCAAAAAAGGCGATGTATCCAGTGCCATGCTAGCCTCCTGGGTTTCTCAAGCCAGCTTCAAACCGATGGGATTATCCATTGCAGTAGCTAAGGATAGAGCAATTGAATCACTGATGCAAGTAGGCGATCGCTTTGTCCTCAACGTCTTAGAAGAAGGTAACTACCAAACCCTGATGAGACACTTCTTAAAGAGGTTCGCCCCCGGTGCTGACCGCTTTGAAGGTGTGAGAACTCAGCCCGCCCAAAACGGCGCTCCCATCCTCGCCGATGCTTTAGCCTACATGGAGTGTGAAGTTGTAAGTAGGATGGACTGTGGCGACCACTGGGCAGTATATAGCAACGTTTACGAAGGGCGAGTATCCAAACCAGAAGCACTCACAGCAGTTCATCATCGTAAAGTCGGCAACCATTATTAA